One region of Paralichthys olivaceus isolate ysfri-2021 chromosome 12, ASM2471397v2, whole genome shotgun sequence genomic DNA includes:
- the LOC138412243 gene encoding putative per-hexamer repeat protein 5, which produces MNVALDHATGFPSRQPETDQSNHCVVTNIFLLRFSPPLHLHIPPPSNSGPGAIRPELLPPLPSGQGRSPAHRLRRSGGRAGGRRGTRPLSGGLEGGRRRTGTLDPGAGGRRRTGTLDPSAGGRRRTGTLDPGTGGRRRTGTLDPGTGGRRRTGTLDPGTGGRRRTGTLAPGAGGRRRTGTLDPGTGVRRPPGDPADLGTGTGGVSFSADRGAGRGAGPGGVGFPADLGTGTGGVSFSADRGAGRGAGPGGVGFPADLGTGTGGVSFPADPRAGTGGVRFPAEPGARRGVGPGGVGFTADLGTGTGGVSFSADTGAGRGVGPGGVGFTADRGTGTGGLGFPADLSAGTGGVSFPADPGAGPIGFTADRGPALPAPSSSAPQVRRPSLILFVCLRISSVCLRFSCVCLRISSVSFPNDCTQSVSLAV; this is translated from the exons ATGAATGTGGCGTTGgaccacgccacggggttcccctcacgacagccagagacagaccagtccaaccattgcgTGGTTaccaacatctttttattaag gttctcgccaccccttcacctccacatacccccaccgtcaAACTCAGGcccgggagctatccggcctgaactactcccccccctcccatccggCCAGGGGAGGAGCCCCGCCCACCGACTGAGGCGCTCCGggggtcgagcaggtgggcgtcGCGGGACGCGGCCTCTCTCaggcggcctggaag gtgggcgccgccgcacgggcaccttggaccccggagcaggtgggcgccgccgcacgggcaccttggacccctcagcaggtgggcgccgccgcacgggcaccttggaccccggaacaggtgggcgccgccgcacgggcaccttggaccccggaacaggtgggcgccgccgcacgggcaccttggaccccggaacaggtgggcgccgccgcacgggcaccttggcccccggagcaggtgggcgccgccgcacgggcaccttggaccccggaacaggagTGCGCCGCCCTCCGGGAgaccccgccgacctcggcaccgggaccggaggcgtcagcttctccgctgaccggggcgcaggaagaggagcaggacccggaggtgtcggcttccccgccgacctcggcaccgggaccggaggcgtcagcttctccgctgaccggggcgcaggaagaggagcaggacccggaggtgtcggcttccccgccgacctcggcaccgggaccggaggcgtcagcttccccgctgacccgAGAGCAGGAACCGGAGGCGTCCGCTTCCCCGCTGAACCTGGAGCaagaagaggagtcggcccgggaggtgtcggcttcaccgccgacctaggcaccgggaccggaggcgtcagcttctccgctgacacgggagcaggaagaggagtcggcccgggaggtgtcggcttcaccgccgaccgaggcaccggaaccggaggtctcggcttccccgccgacctcagcgctggaaccggaggcgtcagcttccccgctgaccctggagccggacccatcggcttcaccgccgatcggGGACCAGCGCTCCCCGCCCCCTCCAGCTCGGCGCCACAGGTGAGACGCCCAAGCCTCATCCTCttcgtctgcctcaggatctcctccgtctgcctcaggtTCTCctgcgtctgcctcaggatctcctccgtctccttcccCAACGATTGTACCCAGTCcgtgtctctggctgtgtga